Below is a genomic region from Telmatobacter sp. DSM 110680.
TCACGCTGCTTGGGGTTCCCCCAATGCTCGGCTTTGCCGGGCGCTGGAAACTCTATGAAACAGCTCTTTCCATTCATCCAGGATTGTTGGGAGGATTCGTACTTGCGTCCATGTTGGCTCTTATTGCGTATGTCATGGCGTTCACAAAACTATGGTGGGGAATCCCGTCATACGATGACAAACGTATCACCACGGTTGATACAACTGAGCGGTACTTCCCTCCTCTAATCCACGAGTCAATGATTTTGAAGGCTGTCATCCTTCTGCTCTTTGTATGCATCCTTGGCACCGGTGTCTGGCCCAGCATTGTCGTCCAGGCTTTTCAAGGAGGCCGGCCATGAATCTCTGGACTCGATTGCTATGTGCCTGTCGCCGTCGCAGCCCATGGATCTTTCATATGAATTCGGGAAGCTGCAACGGTTGCGACATCGAACTCATTGCATCGCTCACTCCACGTTACGACGCCGAACAGCTCGGCGTATTGTTGCAGGGAAGCCCCCGCCATGCCGACATCCTATGCGTGACGGGTCCAGTGACGCATACTGCCGCGCCTGCCGTTCACACCGTCTACGAACAGGTATGCGGCCCGAAGG
It encodes:
- the nuoB gene encoding NADH-quinone oxidoreductase subunit NuoB, with the protein product MNLWTRLLCACRRRSPWIFHMNSGSCNGCDIELIASLTPRYDAEQLGVLLQGSPRHADILCVTGPVTHTAAPAVHTVYEQVCGPKAVVAIGSCPASTNVFIDSRVLVGPLDKHIPVDVFVPGCPPRPDAIIRGIATAANILAERRDNAALAETPTTSIKNPEQARP